From one Sus scrofa isolate TJ Tabasco breed Duroc chromosome 9, Sscrofa11.1, whole genome shotgun sequence genomic stretch:
- the LOC100521386 gene encoding olfactory receptor 480-like, whose protein sequence is METGNYTSVTEFIILGLTEDSTVGATLFIVFLGIYVVTLLGNGSIILLIRSSPQLRTPMYLFLSHLAFVDLGYSSSVSPVMLRGLLGEGNSLRVAGCVAQLCSAVTFGTTESFLLAAMAYDRYVAICSPLLYSTHMSSRVCILLVVMSYVGGSLNAWIFTGCVLGLTFCGPNKVNHFFCDYAPLLKLSCSHDFTSEIVPAASSGSIIVVTVVVIALSYVYILITVLKMPSTEGRHKAFSTCTSHLTAVTLFYGTITFIYVMPKSSYSTDQNKVVSVFYMVVIPMLNPLIYSLRNKEVKEAMRKLMARRHLF, encoded by the coding sequence ATGGAAACTGGAAACTACACAAGTGTGACAGAGTTCATTATTTTGGGGTTAACAGAGGATAGTACAGTCGGTGCCACTTTGTTTATTGTGTTTCTGGGAATCTACGTTGTCACCTTACTGGGCAATGGCAGTATAATCCTGCTGATCAGAAGCAGCCCTCAGCTTCGTACCCCGATGTACCTtttcctcagccacttggcctTTGTAGACCTTGGCTACTCCTCTTCAGTCTCACCTGTCATGCTCAGGGGCCTCCTTGGGGAAGGCAACTCTCTCCGTGTGGCTGGTTGTGTTGCTCAGCTCTGTTCTGCCGTCACATTTGGGACGACGGAGAGCTTCCTGTTGGCTGCCATGGCCTACGACCGGTACGTGGCCATCTGCTCGCCCCTGCTCTACTCCACCCACATGTCCTCCAGAGTCTGCATTCTGTTGGTGGTGATGTCCTATGTAGGGGGATCTCTGAATGCCTGGATATTTACTGGCTGTGTGCTAGGTCTGACCTTCTGTGGACCCAATAAAGTCAATCACTTTTTCTGTGATTATGCACCGCTTTTGAAGCTTTCTTGTTCTCATGATTTTACTTCTGAAATAGTCCCAGCTGCCTCTTCTGGCTCCATCATTGTGGTCACAGTGGTTGTCATAGCTCTCTCTTATGTCTACATCCTCATCACCGTCCTGAAGATGCCCTCCACTGAGGGGCGCcacaaggccttctccacctgcacctcccacctCACCGCGGTCACTCTGTTCTATGGGACCATCACCTTCATTTACGTGATGCCCAAGTCCAGCTACTCCACTGACCAGAACAAGGTGGTGTCTGTGTTCTACATGGTGGtgatccccatgctgaaccccctcatctacagcctccGGAACAAGGAGGTTAAAGAGGCAATGAGAAAATTAATGGCTAGAAGGCATTTGTTCTAA